The Deltaproteobacteria bacterium genome window below encodes:
- a CDS encoding cytochrome P460 family protein, whose translation MTMTMTMTMKRTMIATRRRSLLPLVLALACTAADGDDDGSGDTAADSSDGGGGFDEQAVLARAMDYQASFTQISAEGRASEHGLAKTVQMWASSEAVDLYGMIDPDGAAPSVSFPDGAMLLKEHLDDAGVVTGYTVMAKGDPTSTSGGWWWGRLDADGTVHETGQVGFCIGCHTSVQATDWAYGVPLDNRR comes from the coding sequence ATGACCATGACCATGACCATGACGATGAAGCGGACCATGATCGCGACGCGACGCCGGTCGCTGCTGCCGCTCGTGCTCGCGCTGGCGTGCACCGCCGCGGACGGCGACGACGACGGCTCCGGCGACACCGCCGCGGACTCGAGCGACGGCGGCGGCGGCTTCGACGAGCAGGCCGTGCTGGCGCGCGCGATGGACTACCAGGCCAGCTTCACGCAGATCAGCGCCGAGGGCCGCGCGAGCGAGCACGGGCTCGCGAAGACCGTCCAGATGTGGGCGAGCTCCGAGGCGGTCGACCTCTACGGCATGATCGATCCCGATGGCGCGGCCCCGTCGGTGAGCTTCCCCGACGGCGCCATGCTGCTCAAGGAGCACCTCGACGACGCGGGCGTGGTCACCGGCTACACCGTCATGGCCAAGGGCGATCCGACCTCGACCAGCGGCGGTTGGTGGTGGGGCCGACTCGACGCCGATGGCACCGTGCACGAGACCGGGCAGGTCGGCTTCTGCATCGGCTGCCACACCAGCGTGCAGGCGACCGACTGGGCCTACGGCGTGCCGCTCGACAATCGCAGGTAG
- a CDS encoding putative DNA-binding domain-containing protein: MTEAALEGFFAHLRPMLLGHCSAAVTEVVLGPSPSGTANLGFYTTLVRRNLDKVLRDVFPATRAAIVHAATPAWDDVVSAYALAHPPTGSDPNRFGASFPSWIAAQPHGGATRWAQLADYEWLRVRAYHAPDVPDDADLVTKDGLERRLFVRQYSFDVPAVVEQYRRGEAMGDGDKPTLVFVFRHARTQALGVFRPKVAGLAALAERCGLPLPPLLAELEPAAIAAARSVLEQAGVLFEVEATSARARREPDEP; encoded by the coding sequence ATGACCGAAGCGGCGCTCGAGGGCTTCTTCGCGCACCTGCGGCCGATGCTGCTGGGGCACTGCAGTGCAGCGGTGACCGAGGTCGTGCTCGGCCCCAGCCCGTCGGGCACCGCCAACCTCGGCTTCTACACCACGCTCGTGCGGCGCAACCTCGACAAGGTGCTGCGCGACGTCTTCCCGGCCACGCGGGCGGCGATCGTGCATGCGGCCACGCCAGCGTGGGACGACGTCGTGTCGGCCTACGCGCTCGCGCACCCGCCGACCGGTAGCGACCCGAATCGCTTCGGCGCGTCGTTCCCGAGCTGGATCGCCGCGCAGCCCCACGGCGGTGCGACCCGCTGGGCCCAGCTCGCCGACTACGAGTGGCTGCGGGTGCGGGCCTACCACGCGCCCGACGTGCCCGACGACGCCGATCTGGTGACGAAGGACGGGCTCGAGCGGCGCCTGTTCGTGCGGCAGTACAGCTTCGATGTGCCCGCGGTCGTCGAGCAGTACCGCCGCGGCGAGGCCATGGGCGACGGCGACAAGCCCACGCTCGTGTTCGTGTTTCGCCACGCGCGGACGCAGGCGCTCGGGGTCTTCCGGCCCAAGGTCGCCGGGCTCGCGGCGCTGGCCGAGCGCTGTGGCCTGCCGTTGCCGCCGTTGCTCGCCGAGCTCGAGCCGGCCGCGATCGCGGCGGCGCGGTCGGTGTTGGAGCAGGCGGGTGTCCTGTTCGAGGTCGAAGCAACGAGCGCGCGTGCGCGCAGGGAGCCTGACGAACCATGA
- a CDS encoding DUF692 domain-containing protein, with amino-acid sequence MHARPIAGVGIGLRREHYAELLACERQLDFLEITPENYVGHGGWPRQVLRSCAERWPIATHGVSMSPGGPDPLEPGAIASLRALMDELGSVTYSDHLCYASIAGTAFYDLLPLPWCTAAAKHTAARVRELQDRLQRPLALENITYYAVMPGSVDDEGAFVREVIERAGCGLLLDVANVFVNASNFGRDPFELLHALPLEHAVQVHLAGSVLEDGRRIDNHGAPVHDIVWRMYEAVIARRGALPTLVEWDNAIPPLARVLDEADRARAIQRRIVAAAEVA; translated from the coding sequence ATGCACGCGCGCCCGATTGCCGGCGTGGGCATCGGCCTGCGTCGCGAACACTACGCCGAGCTGCTCGCGTGCGAGCGGCAGCTCGACTTCCTCGAGATCACGCCGGAGAACTACGTCGGGCATGGCGGCTGGCCGCGGCAGGTGCTGCGCTCGTGCGCCGAGCGCTGGCCGATCGCCACCCACGGCGTGTCGATGTCGCCGGGCGGGCCCGATCCCCTCGAGCCGGGAGCGATCGCATCGCTGCGAGCGTTGATGGACGAGCTCGGCTCGGTCACCTACTCCGATCACCTGTGCTACGCGAGCATCGCGGGCACCGCGTTCTACGATCTGTTGCCACTGCCGTGGTGCACGGCCGCGGCGAAGCACACCGCGGCGCGCGTGCGCGAGCTGCAGGACCGCCTGCAACGGCCGCTGGCGCTGGAGAACATCACCTACTACGCGGTGATGCCCGGCTCGGTCGACGACGAGGGCGCGTTCGTCCGCGAGGTCATCGAGCGCGCTGGCTGCGGGCTGCTGCTCGACGTCGCCAACGTGTTCGTGAACGCCAGCAACTTCGGACGCGACCCCTTCGAGCTGCTGCACGCACTGCCGCTCGAGCACGCCGTACAGGTGCACCTCGCCGGCTCGGTGCTCGAGGACGGCCGCCGCATCGACAACCACGGCGCGCCGGTGCACGACATCGTCTGGCGCATGTACGAGGCCGTCATCGCCCGCCGTGGCGCACTGCCGACCCTGGTGGAGTGGGACAACGCGATCCCGCCGCTGGCGCGCGTGCTCGACGAGGCCGATCGCGCCCGTGCGATCCAACGCCGCATCGTGGCCGCCGCGGAGGTAGCATGA